One Sphingobacteriales bacterium DNA segment encodes these proteins:
- a CDS encoding DUF2520 domain-containing protein yields MLFKEIAIIGFGNVGSSLAKQFHLSGCPVEVIVCRNPEKKATAQNYSKIVVSSVTQIPLTIQVCILAVSDNAIQSVAQLIPPRPDLTVLHLSGASPLEALLPHTNAGVMWPLQTFTSGFAPDWKNIPLFLTADQTQALAALQYLASFLSSKIHVIDEQQRQFLHIAAVFANNFTNYMLTNAWEICQKHQLPFEVLLPMVNELLVKAQTIAPINNQTGPARRNDTQTLARQITILQKYHPEKVSLYQLISEKIVKTYFGND; encoded by the coding sequence ATGTTGTTTAAAGAGATTGCCATTATTGGCTTTGGTAATGTTGGAAGTAGCTTGGCCAAACAATTCCATTTATCCGGATGTCCGGTTGAAGTTATTGTTTGCCGTAATCCGGAAAAAAAAGCAACGGCACAAAATTATTCAAAAATAGTAGTTTCCAGCGTAACACAAATTCCGTTGACCATTCAAGTTTGCATCTTAGCTGTCAGCGATAACGCCATTCAGTCTGTAGCCCAATTAATACCACCCAGACCAGATTTAACGGTTTTGCACTTGTCGGGTGCATCGCCTCTTGAGGCTTTGTTGCCCCATACTAACGCTGGTGTGATGTGGCCATTGCAAACTTTTACTTCCGGATTTGCACCAGACTGGAAAAACATACCTTTGTTTTTAACCGCAGACCAAACACAAGCATTAGCTGCGCTTCAATATTTAGCTTCGTTTTTAAGTTCCAAAATACACGTTATAGACGAGCAACAACGGCAATTCTTACATATAGCTGCAGTTTTTGCCAATAATTTTACTAATTATATGCTAACCAATGCTTGGGAAATTTGCCAAAAACACCAATTGCCTTTCGAGGTGTTGTTGCCTATGGTAAATGAACTGTTGGTTAAAGCGCAAACTATTGCACCAATTAACAACCAAACAGGGCCAGCCCGGCGCAACGATACACAAACTTTGGCGCGACAAATAACTATTTTACAAAAATATCACCCCGAAAAAGTAAGTTTATATCAACTTATTAGCGAAAAAATTGTTAAAACATATTTTGGCAATGATTAG
- a CDS encoding toxin-antitoxin system YwqK family antitoxin has translation MNKFYTVSICILSLSFLLLVSCKNSAHQHDSTAAKAHANATANDNNNSKSTTQQSVDNSNTAGPVMENRPVNGSYTLTFKDGKTRETGNMVNNQKNGFFSYYHPNGKLQSKGNFINDLREGQWEFYYANGNMEAKGSYTHDKRTGHWQYFHLNGKVRSEGNFSNDKMDGAWQSYDEWGNATNSLTYENGRVINETNPPPTRGQ, from the coding sequence ATGAATAAATTTTATACTGTTTCAATTTGCATCTTATCCCTTAGTTTCTTATTGTTAGTATCGTGTAAAAATAGTGCCCACCAACACGACTCAACGGCAGCCAAAGCACATGCCAATGCCACCGCCAACGACAATAACAACTCAAAATCTACAACACAACAGTCGGTAGATAATTCAAACACTGCTGGTCCCGTTATGGAAAATAGGCCAGTAAATGGGAGTTATACCCTTACTTTTAAAGATGGTAAAACCCGCGAAACGGGCAATATGGTTAACAATCAAAAAAATGGCTTCTTTTCGTACTACCACCCCAACGGCAAACTGCAATCAAAAGGCAATTTTATAAACGACCTTCGCGAAGGGCAATGGGAGTTTTACTATGCAAATGGCAATATGGAAGCCAAGGGTTCGTACACTCACGACAAACGAACAGGTCACTGGCAATATTTTCATCTTAACGGCAAAGTGCGGAGCGAAGGAAATTTTTCAAACGACAAAATGGACGGTGCTTGGCAAAGTTATGACGAGTGGGGCAATGCTACCAACTCATTAACTTACGAAAATGGCCGTGTAATTAACGAAACCAACCCACCACCAACACGCGGACAATAA
- a CDS encoding metal ABC transporter permease, which yields MTSFFTNPNAQYVTAGLLILSISCGIVGCFSYLRKRSLIGDAIAHATLPGICLAFMASGTKNPVALWLGAVMGGGLGIVCIDYLTTRTRIKPDAALSIVLTVFFGVGILLLTFIQQTGNAAQTGLTSYLFGKAAALTAPDVNVLAIICLIILSIIALFYKEFKLIAFDPDFAATAGLPVKGLSFLLSLVTVAAVAAGIQAVGVVLMAALLIAPAAAARYYTNRLSKMLGLAAFFGAVSGFAGAYISYTAPAMPTGPWVVVVLMGIALLSAVFAPLNGVFFKWQKHKKHQQKTNRENLLKTLFIFGEIQNNNHKQPASISDLAKIRAFPPDFFKRELSRLLKQNLVEKLNDTNIQTWQLTPSGLKEAERVVRLHRLWELYLSQHLNLPSDHIHNDAEAIEHIITPELEKELLDLLEYPEKDPHNSKIPY from the coding sequence ATGACCTCGTTTTTTACCAACCCAAACGCGCAATACGTTACTGCCGGCCTTTTAATCTTGAGTATTTCCTGCGGTATTGTGGGGTGTTTTAGCTATTTGCGCAAACGATCGCTTATTGGCGATGCTATTGCACATGCAACTTTGCCCGGAATTTGCCTCGCTTTTATGGCAAGTGGCACTAAAAACCCGGTTGCATTGTGGCTTGGAGCTGTTATGGGCGGAGGTTTGGGCATTGTTTGTATTGATTATTTGACTACCCGAACCCGCATTAAACCCGATGCCGCCTTAAGTATCGTTTTAACGGTATTTTTTGGAGTAGGTATATTGTTGCTTACTTTCATACAGCAAACGGGCAACGCCGCCCAAACCGGACTGACCAGCTATTTGTTTGGCAAAGCTGCCGCCCTAACTGCCCCTGATGTAAACGTTTTAGCAATTATTTGCTTAATTATTTTATCTATCATTGCTCTGTTTTATAAAGAGTTTAAACTGATTGCCTTTGACCCCGATTTTGCTGCCACAGCCGGACTGCCAGTCAAAGGATTAAGTTTTTTGTTGTCGTTAGTAACGGTTGCAGCCGTAGCCGCAGGCATACAAGCCGTGGGTGTGGTTTTAATGGCAGCTTTACTAATTGCCCCAGCCGCCGCCGCAAGGTATTATACCAACAGATTAAGCAAAATGTTGGGCTTAGCAGCATTTTTTGGCGCTGTCAGTGGGTTTGCCGGAGCTTATATCTCTTACACCGCCCCTGCCATGCCAACAGGCCCGTGGGTGGTAGTGGTATTAATGGGTATTGCTTTATTATCGGCAGTATTTGCGCCTTTAAACGGCGTATTCTTTAAATGGCAAAAACACAAAAAGCACCAACAAAAAACCAACCGCGAAAATTTGCTAAAAACCTTATTTATTTTTGGAGAAATACAAAACAACAACCACAAACAACCCGCCAGCATAAGCGATTTAGCAAAGATCAGAGCTTTTCCTCCGGATTTTTTTAAACGCGAACTAAGCCGGCTCCTCAAGCAAAATTTAGTCGAAAAATTAAATGATACCAACATTCAAACATGGCAACTTACCCCATCCGGATTAAAAGAAGCAGAGCGGGTAGTGCGCTTACACCGGCTTTGGGAATTATACCTAAGCCAGCATTTAAACCTGCCATCTGACCATATACACAACGATGCCGAAGCCATTGAACACATTATTACTCCCGAATTAGAAAAAGAACTGCTCGACTTGTTAGAATACCCCGAAAAAGACCCCCACAACAGCAAAATACCTTATTAA
- a CDS encoding metal ABC transporter permease encodes MDAFWIILTAALIAAACALPGCFLVLRKQTMLGDAISHAILPGIFFAYWFTGSRASLPMIFGAAAMGLFCVLAIDYLQTRLRMQNDAAIGLSFTFLFAVGVILISAFSGQVDLDQECVLYGDIVFVPLNTWQTAAGVNLGPVDTWLAFGLFLLVASLIAFGFKGLQITSFDPEFAAANGINTKFWNIVLLTCVSVVAVVSFQSVGAILVVAFMVVPAATAKLCTNALKTMLWLSMGFGLMASIVGYGLASQLNASVAGAIVTISGIIFCIVLALNQLKIIGQVKN; translated from the coding sequence ATGGATGCCTTTTGGATTATATTAACCGCCGCTTTAATTGCCGCCGCATGTGCCCTGCCGGGCTGCTTTTTAGTGCTGCGCAAACAAACCATGCTGGGCGATGCAATATCGCACGCTATTTTGCCGGGCATTTTTTTTGCTTATTGGTTTACAGGCTCACGTGCATCGTTACCCATGATATTCGGCGCTGCCGCCATGGGGCTTTTTTGTGTTTTAGCTATTGATTATTTACAAACACGGTTGCGTATGCAAAACGATGCAGCTATTGGACTTAGTTTTACTTTTTTGTTTGCAGTAGGGGTAATATTAATATCGGCATTTAGCGGCCAGGTTGACCTTGACCAGGAATGTGTATTGTATGGCGACATTGTTTTTGTGCCGCTTAACACATGGCAAACTGCTGCAGGGGTAAACTTAGGGCCTGTTGATACGTGGCTGGCTTTCGGTTTATTTTTATTGGTAGCAAGTTTAATTGCATTTGGCTTCAAAGGCTTACAAATTACCAGTTTCGACCCCGAATTTGCGGCTGCCAATGGTATTAATACCAAGTTTTGGAACATCGTACTGCTTACTTGCGTGTCGGTGGTTGCCGTGGTTTCTTTTCAGTCGGTAGGTGCAATTTTGGTGGTGGCCTTTATGGTAGTGCCGGCAGCTACCGCAAAACTTTGTACCAATGCGCTAAAAACCATGCTTTGGTTGTCAATGGGATTTGGATTGATGGCAAGCATCGTAGGATATGGCTTAGCAAGCCAGCTAAACGCATCGGTTGCGGGTGCAATAGTAACAATTTCCGGAATAATATTTTGTATAGTTTTGGCACTAAACCAGTTAAAAATTATTGGTCAGGTAAAAAATTAG
- a CDS encoding tRNA/rRNA cytosine-C5-methylase has translation MFSSLPPVFENQMEQQIGSASFEAFKTALLLDAAPTTVQLHPVKLKSLTNEQQIAFSPDHAVPWYSKYGRVLMQRPSFAHDPLWHAGAYYAQEAASMFLGFVLQQLQLQEQWPKTPVILDACAAPGGKSWLAANFLQNRGLLVCNETIQGRVGVLTENICKAGWANTMVTNAELSKFAGLGNFFDLVILDAPCSGEGLFRKDPSAMQQWSLQQVGFCAARQKSLLSDVEPLVKPGGYLIYSTCTFNKTENEHQIAQFLATHPQWSIFKLPNIDPNWSITAGDNDLGYRFYPHCTIGEGFYLAVLYKNPDAPARQASFPENEKNARAYIATSKSSGNKKKNQKHSKTFGAPPQAQVQQWLSWIAPAFEPYIFYNLPTQTWHLLPQDCANHALAVQATVRVKKIGIELGQIAPSKGILLPAHDLALSVQTLRPDLPCLDLPLPNALQYLRRETLTQTNYPEGQFLVTYQNLPLGWANGLQNRINNGYPMAYRLRK, from the coding sequence ATGTTTAGTTCTTTACCGCCTGTCTTCGAAAACCAAATGGAGCAACAAATTGGTTCTGCTTCTTTCGAGGCATTTAAAACCGCTTTGCTGCTTGATGCTGCTCCTACCACAGTGCAATTACATCCGGTAAAGTTAAAAAGTTTAACTAACGAACAGCAAATTGCCTTTAGTCCCGACCATGCTGTGCCTTGGTACAGCAAATATGGCAGGGTTTTAATGCAGCGGCCAAGCTTTGCCCACGACCCATTATGGCACGCCGGCGCGTATTATGCGCAAGAGGCTGCCAGTATGTTTTTAGGCTTTGTACTACAACAGTTGCAATTACAAGAACAATGGCCTAAAACGCCTGTTATTTTAGATGCTTGCGCTGCACCAGGCGGAAAATCGTGGCTGGCAGCCAATTTTTTGCAAAATAGGGGCTTATTGGTTTGTAACGAAACAATACAGGGTAGGGTGGGGGTCTTAACCGAAAATATTTGTAAAGCAGGCTGGGCTAATACTATGGTTACCAACGCCGAGCTATCAAAGTTTGCAGGCTTGGGCAATTTTTTTGATCTGGTAATTTTAGATGCGCCTTGTTCGGGCGAGGGACTTTTTAGAAAAGACCCGTCGGCCATGCAGCAATGGTCGTTACAGCAGGTAGGGTTTTGTGCAGCGCGGCAAAAAAGTTTGTTATCCGATGTTGAACCGTTGGTAAAACCGGGCGGCTATTTAATTTATAGCACTTGCACTTTTAATAAAACTGAAAACGAACATCAAATAGCTCAATTTTTGGCTACTCATCCACAATGGAGCATTTTTAAATTGCCCAATATTGACCCCAATTGGAGTATTACTGCTGGAGATAATGATTTGGGATACCGTTTTTACCCGCATTGCACTATAGGTGAAGGTTTTTATTTGGCAGTACTGTATAAAAATCCGGATGCACCGGCAAGACAGGCTTCTTTTCCGGAAAATGAAAAAAATGCAAGAGCTTATATTGCTACTTCAAAATCTTCCGGAAATAAAAAAAAGAATCAGAAACACAGCAAAACTTTTGGTGCCCCACCTCAAGCTCAAGTCCAGCAGTGGTTATCATGGATTGCGCCTGCCTTCGAGCCTTATATTTTTTATAATCTGCCCACCCAAACCTGGCATTTATTGCCTCAAGATTGTGCCAACCACGCTTTGGCGGTTCAGGCAACGGTGCGAGTAAAAAAAATTGGAATAGAACTGGGGCAAATTGCACCGTCTAAAGGCATTTTGTTGCCTGCGCACGACTTAGCCTTGTCTGTGCAAACATTGCGCCCCGATTTGCCCTGTTTAGACCTGCCTTTGCCTAACGCTTTACAATATTTGCGCCGCGAAACTTTAACGCAAACAAACTATCCGGAAGGACAATTTTTAGTTACCTACCAAAATTTGCCGCTCGGATGGGCAAACGGCTTGCAAAATCGTATCAACAACGGCTATCCAATGGCTTATCGGCTTCGGAAATAA
- a CDS encoding T9SS type A sorting domain-containing protein has translation MKLFLLSRYFLISVLFWAFCSQQTTILLAECLQYATGPYNNLGVAPCAEQCSTPTQPGFAAYSNEAYVVKNCYPGAEYFFGICDGYDAGIWAAELTVAEWDTPNSQIVNGTVMATIKDCQVIFTIPTTYTNPIDIIIVVADANNCGGATLEEENGFLTFGCGQNAGQPACNFIPCDQAFSGNPSGETTICYGDSTALQVADVVMPTPDNPEGKSGFLWLISNSDITNALDPLSLTIGELPVINTTPTPDYIFKYLILSNNEPFVGSLYFTPMVFGNAEQNNPNPLKISSYTLDLDCIHVGKSILVNFLPPNDPTCSDCPILNAAFTDCQDGAFSITIDVTSLGKFDSITISDGIIPQTIKTPSNLIFGPYLGVAGINITLSLETGDPECSGSTTVYHVCPPLCNIVANSGFEEGSGGWATEITPPKSPDITLIGANYPQTGNNSAWLGGFGAAGDSSSIIPQISSLSQTITIPLNTNANLQFALWTPTCGSEQDALVLTIDDKEIWSFTGADPNCGADDYMPYKVVLNDYADGQPHTLTFTATENALLYPDPNNPGSYLGQSNFFLDNIFIDACQCFANAGSVEAEISTDGTEIAGFATGFYEGAGYTYVYMLIDTQTDSLVAFSYVGYFADLIPKTYILAGMQYQGEFGMFENYNIKTFTQAQSLADNQSVCADLTSIVITNTAQELVLQKTKSIDNLQIKVKSEQLWLNFDLYNQHPEDLQLSLINVNGKNIMQWQVHALSGFNQQLLPLPTNLAEGIYLLQINSKKSAYGTYKFIVF, from the coding sequence ATGAAATTATTTTTACTTTCGCGTTATTTCTTAATTTCAGTATTGTTTTGGGCTTTTTGTAGCCAGCAAACAACTATTTTATTAGCCGAGTGTTTGCAATATGCCACAGGTCCTTACAATAATTTAGGTGTAGCACCTTGCGCCGAGCAATGCAGTACTCCCACCCAACCCGGATTTGCCGCTTACAGTAACGAAGCTTATGTTGTTAAAAACTGCTATCCGGGGGCCGAGTATTTTTTTGGAATTTGCGATGGTTACGATGCCGGCATTTGGGCTGCCGAACTTACCGTTGCCGAATGGGACACGCCAAACAGTCAAATTGTAAATGGAACCGTTATGGCAACAATTAAAGATTGCCAGGTAATTTTTACCATACCAACCACCTATACCAACCCTATAGACATTATTATTGTAGTTGCCGATGCCAATAACTGCGGCGGTGCCACCCTTGAAGAAGAAAATGGCTTCTTAACCTTTGGTTGTGGCCAAAATGCTGGCCAACCGGCTTGTAATTTTATACCCTGCGACCAAGCTTTTTCCGGAAATCCAAGTGGCGAAACTACAATTTGTTATGGCGATAGCACTGCTTTGCAAGTTGCCGATGTGGTAATGCCCACCCCAGATAATCCGGAAGGAAAAAGCGGTTTTTTATGGCTAATCTCAAACAGCGATATTACAAATGCACTTGACCCCCTTAGTTTAACCATTGGCGAATTGCCCGTAATTAATACGACACCCACACCCGATTATATTTTTAAATATTTAATTTTATCAAATAACGAGCCATTCGTAGGATCATTATATTTTACGCCAATGGTATTTGGAAACGCCGAGCAAAACAACCCAAACCCGCTAAAAATTTCATCCTATACACTTGATTTGGATTGTATTCATGTTGGGAAATCTATTTTAGTAAATTTTTTACCACCAAACGACCCCACATGTAGCGACTGCCCCATTTTAAATGCCGCTTTCACCGACTGTCAAGATGGTGCTTTTTCAATTACAATTGATGTAACCAGCTTGGGGAAATTTGATAGCATTACCATTAGCGACGGCATAATACCGCAAACCATCAAAACCCCCAGTAATTTAATTTTTGGGCCCTATTTGGGTGTTGCGGGAATTAATATTACGTTGAGTTTAGAAACCGGCGACCCTGAATGCTCGGGCTCGACTACAGTTTACCATGTTTGCCCTCCGCTATGTAATATCGTTGCAAATTCAGGTTTTGAAGAAGGCTCGGGCGGATGGGCAACCGAAATTACGCCACCCAAAAGCCCCGATATTACACTAATTGGCGCAAATTACCCACAAACAGGTAATAATTCGGCATGGTTAGGCGGGTTTGGCGCGGCCGGAGATTCTTCGAGTATTATTCCTCAAATTTCAAGTCTATCGCAAACGATTACCATTCCATTAAATACAAATGCCAATTTACAGTTTGCACTATGGACACCGACCTGTGGCTCGGAGCAAGACGCCTTAGTTTTAACCATTGATGACAAGGAGATATGGAGTTTTACGGGAGCCGACCCAAATTGTGGTGCCGATGATTATATGCCCTACAAAGTTGTTTTAAACGATTACGCAGACGGTCAACCGCATACGCTCACTTTTACGGCAACCGAAAATGCACTGCTTTACCCCGACCCCAATAATCCGGGTAGTTATTTAGGGCAAAGTAACTTTTTTTTAGACAATATTTTTATAGATGCTTGCCAATGCTTTGCAAATGCCGGATCTGTAGAGGCAGAAATTTCAACAGATGGTACAGAAATAGCAGGGTTTGCAACCGGGTTTTATGAAGGCGCAGGTTACACCTATGTTTATATGCTAATTGACACACAAACCGATTCGTTGGTTGCCTTTAGTTATGTTGGCTATTTTGCCGACCTGATACCCAAAACTTATATTTTAGCAGGCATGCAATATCAGGGTGAATTTGGTATGTTTGAAAATTATAATATTAAAACATTTACACAGGCGCAAAGTTTGGCCGACAACCAAAGTGTTTGTGCCGACTTAACGAGTATAGTAATTACAAATACTGCTCAAGAACTGGTATTACAAAAGACAAAAAGCATAGATAACTTGCAGATAAAAGTTAAATCTGAGCAATTATGGCTTAACTTTGATTTATATAACCAACATCCGGAAGACTTGCAACTATCGTTAATAAATGTCAATGGCAAAAATATTATGCAATGGCAAGTCCATGCCCTATCCGGATTTAACCAACAACTCTTACCTTTGCCTACAAATTTGGCCGAAGGTATTTATTTATTGCAAATTAACAGCAAAAAATCGGCCTACGGCACTTATAAATTTATTGTTTTTTAG
- a CDS encoding T9SS type A sorting domain-containing protein produces the protein MKKIYLLFALFLMSASVGSAFAQTCSEADPGVITASQEFYCKGDTINTSFTTDPVIPVQGDYYGFLYLVSTADISNKKIEDITGQYFSFNLQDKAYSPGYIFDPNDTQGIPVGTWYFTPMVLGNATMDGTPGSYIFLFDLKLDPDCYQLGKSVKVQLLKEFDPLCAGDCALADAKLLDCNEQGEFYVEVNVESIGGFGAIELTDGVNKQTVNTPKIITFGPYDGTGGANVTIELNCADNAACNRTWDLFALCAPKCNLTANPGLEFVDGDENPFAPWNQVMEPLPYFADDQGNVSEMDPQVTSVGDTAFFFMVTATDTLYYTFIQSQQGTVHTGGLSAWLGGWGAKSQTIDQIHKIGQVIEFPNGGVAELSWWMLVGLCGNKNDKFQVLLDGTEVYKIDGDDPECDNNAYQEYKVDISKYADGGKHKVEFKVTETEPIAQPGNPPTHSNFFVDNVFVNSCACPAEAGKLNNPIPAGDQLVCVAVDELEAPGQFIYLYLLSDGTNIKLVSENGLFNTGGLPGGTYYVHGLSFKGSKNDYDAFGYTTIAQITTSISSEIICAEIHTGPDAKKVSIVGINNNMQTNGFGFNMVSTYNNQTNITYTVNYPNNLTLVVYDVNGRLVYNQAITNPTTGQNTEVINTQNWAKGMYVAQLTNGTSLVSTKFTIE, from the coding sequence ATGAAAAAAATTTACCTTTTATTTGCGCTTTTTTTAATGAGTGCAAGCGTGGGCAGCGCATTTGCCCAAACCTGCTCCGAGGCAGATCCGGGAGTGATTACCGCCAGCCAAGAATTTTATTGTAAAGGCGACACCATCAATACATCGTTCACAACCGACCCAGTTATACCGGTTCAAGGTGATTATTATGGATTTTTATACTTAGTTTCAACAGCCGACATCTCAAATAAAAAAATTGAAGATATTACTGGCCAATATTTTAGCTTTAATCTTCAAGACAAAGCTTACAGTCCCGGATATATTTTTGACCCCAACGACACGCAGGGCATTCCTGTTGGCACTTGGTATTTTACCCCCATGGTTTTGGGCAATGCCACTATGGATGGAACGCCTGGCTCATATATTTTTTTATTTGACTTAAAACTTGACCCCGACTGCTACCAATTAGGCAAATCGGTAAAAGTGCAGTTGTTAAAAGAATTTGACCCGCTTTGTGCTGGCGACTGTGCATTGGCTGATGCAAAATTGCTTGACTGCAACGAACAAGGTGAATTTTATGTTGAAGTAAACGTTGAAAGTATTGGTGGATTTGGCGCTATTGAACTTACAGACGGCGTAAACAAACAAACTGTAAATACCCCAAAAATTATTACTTTTGGCCCATACGATGGTACAGGCGGCGCTAATGTAACTATAGAATTAAACTGTGCCGATAATGCTGCATGTAACCGCACTTGGGACTTGTTTGCGCTTTGCGCTCCCAAATGCAATTTAACGGCTAACCCGGGATTAGAATTTGTAGATGGCGACGAAAATCCATTCGCCCCATGGAATCAGGTGATGGAGCCATTGCCTTATTTTGCAGACGACCAAGGCAATGTATCAGAAATGGATCCACAAGTAACATCAGTTGGCGATACCGCCTTCTTTTTTATGGTTACTGCAACCGACACCTTATATTACACCTTTATTCAAAGTCAACAAGGAACGGTACACACAGGTGGCTTGTCGGCTTGGCTTGGCGGCTGGGGAGCAAAATCGCAAACTATTGATCAAATACACAAAATTGGGCAAGTAATTGAGTTTCCGAACGGAGGCGTTGCCGAGCTTAGCTGGTGGATGTTAGTTGGTTTATGTGGCAATAAAAACGATAAATTCCAAGTTTTGTTAGATGGTACCGAAGTTTACAAAATAGATGGCGACGACCCAGAGTGCGATAATAATGCTTACCAAGAATATAAAGTTGATATTAGTAAATATGCAGATGGTGGCAAACACAAAGTTGAATTTAAAGTAACCGAAACCGAGCCAATAGCTCAACCAGGAAATCCACCAACACATAGTAACTTTTTTGTTGATAATGTTTTTGTTAACTCTTGCGCTTGCCCCGCCGAAGCTGGTAAACTAAATAACCCCATACCCGCCGGAGATCAATTGGTGTGTGTTGCCGTTGACGAGTTAGAAGCCCCCGGACAGTTTATTTACCTCTACTTACTGTCAGATGGCACCAATATTAAACTTGTTTCGGAAAATGGCTTGTTTAATACCGGAGGTTTACCCGGCGGCACCTATTACGTGCATGGTCTATCATTTAAAGGTTCAAAAAACGACTATGACGCCTTTGGTTATACCACTATAGCACAAATTACCACCAGTATTAGCAGCGAAATTATTTGTGCCGAAATACATACCGGCCCCGATGCCAAAAAAGTAAGTATTGTTGGTATTAACAATAATATGCAAACAAATGGCTTTGGTTTCAATATGGTTAGTACTTATAACAACCAAACCAATATAACCTACACCGTAAATTACCCCAACAACTTAACCCTTGTTGTTTACGATGTAAATGGCCGTTTAGTTTACAACCAAGCCATAACCAACCCAACTACTGGTCAAAACACGGAGGTAATTAACACCCAAAACTGGGCTAAAGGCATGTATGTAGCACAACTTACCAATGGAACTAGCCTTGTTTCGACCAAATTTACAATTGAATAA
- a CDS encoding DUF4403 family protein, which translates to MSNYNTNLRLPIHIQLADLAELLNKNLPDNEIIYEDANFSPLPKEILKLFYLRAKIQLIKTGKISLLSKRNQVFARVPILVILQALHGNDNPFGNLKTLETQAKLTLTIQIKPEITTNWFLKTNSKIVDFEWGQHLILQVLGIPLDLGFLVNQRLVKLLPTLLPKIDAPIRAIDLSEFIAEAWLLCQQPIEVYEKPSIWLCAQPEQITISPILANDTDLYCTASIVGNLYAWVGQKTDFMPQVNLPEADFSMIKKEHSEVLLPFTLTYQDANKLTQKKWAKKWYQKPIGGNSFPVMIENLTFVPEKNHHIKAIAEISGTIKGLLHITAKPSLSADHNHLAFKQVAVSLDTQSKVWQIAGGLLLPGVLSGILESKLQFSLGKFLETIRRSIEETICKYKPSSALQIQAAIDPILIKRIEIDDEKVCVNLFIAGNIILQILPAQFSSFD; encoded by the coding sequence ATGTCGAATTATAATACAAATTTACGTTTACCAATACATATACAATTAGCTGACTTAGCCGAACTGCTAAACAAGAATTTACCTGACAATGAAATTATATACGAAGATGCCAACTTTTCGCCCCTGCCGAAAGAAATACTAAAACTATTTTATTTGCGGGCAAAAATACAACTAATCAAAACCGGAAAAATAAGTTTGTTGAGCAAACGTAATCAGGTTTTTGCCCGTGTACCAATTTTGGTAATTTTACAAGCCCTGCATGGCAACGACAACCCGTTTGGCAATTTAAAAACCCTTGAAACGCAGGCAAAACTAACCCTAACAATTCAAATTAAACCTGAAATTACAACAAACTGGTTCCTTAAAACCAACTCGAAAATAGTAGATTTTGAATGGGGGCAGCATTTAATTTTACAAGTGTTAGGCATTCCGCTTGATTTAGGCTTTTTAGTTAACCAGCGATTGGTAAAACTATTGCCCACCTTGTTACCAAAAATAGATGCCCCAATTCGAGCAATTGACCTTAGCGAATTTATTGCAGAAGCGTGGTTGCTTTGCCAACAACCAATTGAAGTTTATGAAAAACCAAGTATTTGGCTTTGCGCCCAGCCAGAGCAAATAACAATATCGCCAATTTTAGCCAACGATACTGATTTATACTGCACGGCATCTATTGTTGGCAATTTATACGCTTGGGTAGGGCAAAAAACCGATTTTATGCCGCAAGTAAATTTGCCCGAAGCTGATTTCTCGATGATTAAAAAAGAGCATAGCGAAGTATTGCTTCCCTTTACCTTAACTTACCAGGACGCCAACAAACTAACTCAAAAGAAATGGGCTAAAAAATGGTATCAAAAGCCAATTGGTGGCAATAGCTTTCCGGTAATGATAGAAAACTTGACGTTTGTTCCCGAAAAAAATCATCATATTAAAGCGATTGCAGAGATTTCGGGAACCATTAAAGGATTACTACATATAACAGCAAAACCCAGTTTAAGTGCCGACCACAATCATTTAGCCTTTAAACAAGTGGCAGTTAGTTTGGATACACAAAGCAAAGTGTGGCAAATTGCCGGAGGTTTACTGCTTCCGGGCGTATTGTCGGGCATTCTTGAAAGCAAGTTGCAATTTTCGTTAGGTAAATTTTTAGAAACCATTCGCCGCTCAATAGAAGAAACAATTTGTAAGTATAAACCAAGCTCGGCACTACAAATTCAAGCAGCTATAGACCCGATTCTAATAAAACGCATTGAAATTGACGATGAAAAAGTTTGCGTTAACTTGTTTATTGCCGGAAACATTATACTTCAAATTTTACCAGCCCAGTTTTCAAGTTTTGACTAA